From the genome of Lates calcarifer isolate ASB-BC8 unplaced genomic scaffold, TLL_Latcal_v3 _unitig_1690_quiver_535, whole genome shotgun sequence, one region includes:
- the gnal gene encoding guanine nucleotide-binding protein G(olf) subunit alpha isoform X2, with the protein MGCLGGKTEEERLDEKAKREANKKIERQLQKERQAYKATHRLLLLGAGESGKSTIVKQMRILHVDGFNADQEKQQKIQDIRKNVKDAIVTIVSAMSVLTPPVPLGNPGNQFRVDYIKSIAPLSDFEYTEEFFEHAQKLWEDDGVKACFERSNEYQLIDCAKYFLDRLDSVRKTDYTPTDQDLLRCRVLTSGIFETRFQVDKVNFHMFDVGGQRDERRKWIQCFNDVTAIIFVAASSSYNMVIREDNSTNRLRESLDLFRSIWTNRFLKTISVILFLNKQDVLADKILAGKSKLEDYFPEYSNYQVPVDAVPDADEDPRVTRAKFFIRDEFLRISTASGDGKHYCYPHFTCAVDTENIRRVFNDCRDIIQRMHLRQYELL; encoded by the exons ATGGGCTGTCTGGGAGGGAAGACGGAGGAAGAACGACTGGATGAAAAAGCGAAGAGAGAAGCAAACAAGAAGATTGAGAGAcagctgcagaaagagagacaggctTATAAAGCTACACACAGACTGTTACTGCTGG gtgcAGGAGAATCAGGTAAAAGCACCATAGTGAAGCAGATGAGGATTCTTCATGTTGACGGCTTCAACGCTGA TCA agagaagcagcagaagatTCAGGACATCAGGAAAAACGTGAAGGACGCCATCGTG accaTCGTGTCAGCCATGAGTGTGTTGACTCCACCCGTCCCTCTTGGTAACCCTGGCAACCAGTTCAGAGTCGACTACATCAAGAGCATTGCGCCACTGTCTGACTTTGAATAcacagag GAGTTCTTTGAGCATGCTCAGAAGCTGTGGGAGGACGATGGCGTGAAGGCGTGTTTCGAACGCTCCAATGAATATCAGCTGATCGACTGCGCTAAGTA CTTTCTGGACAGGTTGGACTCGGTCAGGAAGACGGACTACACACCTACTGACCAG GATTTGTTGCGTTGCAGAGTTTTAACTTCAGGAATTTTTGAAACCAGGTTTCAGGTGGATAAAGTCAACTTCCA tATGTTTGATGTGGGAGGACAGAGGGACGAACGCAGGAAGTGGATTCAGTGCTTCAATG ATGTGACGGCCATCATCTTTGtagcagccagcagcagctacaacaTGGTGATCAGAGAGGACAACTCCACCAATCGGCTGCGAGAATCTCTGGACCTCTTCAGATCCATCTGGACCAACAG gTTTCTAAAGACCATCTCAGTGATCTTGTTCCTGAACAAACAGGATGTGTTGGCTGACAAGATTCTGGCTGGAAAATCTAAACTGGAGGATTATTTCCCTGAATACAGCAACTACCAAGTACCTGTTGATG ctgttCCAGATGCTGATGAAGACCCCAGAGTGACTCGAGCCAAGTTCTTCATCAGAGATGAGTTTCTG AGAATCAGCACGGCGAGCGGCGATGGGAAACATTACTGTTACCCTCACTTCACCTGTGCCGTCGACACAGAGAACATCCGCCGTGTCTTCAACGACTGTCGTGACATCATCCAGCGGATGCACCTGAGGCAGTACGAGCTGCTCTGA
- the gcm2 gene encoding chorion-specific transcription factor GCMb translates to MSRAEEREEADCVCSVGMKLTWDINDPKLPQDTKQFDPFQEWTDGYVRYIYSAEDKNAQRHLSGWAMRNTNNHNCQILKKSCLGVVVCSRGCTLPDGSRLQLRPAICDKARQKQQKKLCPSCNAALELLPCRGHSGYPVTNFWRVDGKAIFFQAKGVHDHPRPESKSETEARRSSVKRRVSSPPFTPKRRLIETQALGPALLSCVEPADRISFIEPNFPQHYPAFQSPEPYYNPHNTLGEAPPTLQKPANPRLYMGRPSYEFQGYLASPSYPVTSDLCDPRVTPVLGSSSSTTSSAPLSSSSSSSFDPQSKPPPGWKELLKSSAPYSDNHHYYSTEYPCRYPGNTPGSPAALQTIITTTTKVSYQPCPKPPAALPPYQSCPKPPSGLPSYQPCAPPKPPGLPGCSSLLDDASSSSYSTEVKVTEESGGVIKSLSFQPEPLQTKTERTDGYDYRYAYPNTYRYDDY, encoded by the exons atgTCTCGGGCGGAGGAGCGGGAGGAGGCGGACTGTGTGTGTTCGGTCGGGATGAAGTTAACGTGGGACATCAACGACCCCAAACTGCCGCAG GACACCAAGCAGTTTGACCCGTTCCAGGAGTGGACAGACGGTTATGTTCGGTACATCTACAGCG ctgaagATAAAAATGCTCAGCGACATTTATCTGGCTGGGCGATGAGAaacaccaacaaccacaactgtcAGATCCTGAAGAAGTCGTGTCTGGGGGTGGTGGTCTGCTCTCGAGGTTGTACGTTGCCTGATGGATCCAGACTACAGCTCCGGCCTGCCATCTGCGACAAGGCCCGGCAGAAACAGCAGA agaAACTGTGTCCGAGCTGCAACGCTGCTCTGGAGCTGCTGCCGTGTCGCGGTCACAGCGGTTACCCCGTCACCAACTTCTGGAGAGTCGATGGAAAGGCCATCTTCTTTCAG GCTAAAGGGGTCCATGATCATCCCAGACCAGAGTCCAAGTCTGAGACTGAAGCCAGAAGAAGTTCAGTGAAGAGACGAGTCAGTTCACCTCCGTTCACACCTAAAAGACGACTGATTGAAACCCAG GCTCTGGGCCCAGCCCTCCTCTCTTGCGTCGAACCAGCAGACAGAATCTCTTTCATCGAACCAAATTTCCCGCAGCATTACCCAGCATTCCAGAGCCCAGAGCCTTACTACAACCCCCATAATACACTGGGAGAGGCTCCGCCCACACTGCAGAAACCAGCCAATCCTAGGCTTTACATGGGCCGGCCAAGCTACGAGTTCCAAGGTTACCTGGCCTCGCCTTCATatcctgtgacctctgacctctgtgacccCAG GGTGACCCCGGTCTtaggctcctcctcctccacaacaTCTTcggctcctctctcctcctcctcctcctcctcctttgacCCCCAGTCGAAACCTCCTCCAGGCTGGAAGGAGCTGTTGAAGAGCTCCGCCCCATACAGCGACAACCACCATTACTACAGCACCGAGTACCCCTGCCGTTACCCCGGCAACACCCCAGGGTCCCCTGCAGCGCTGCAGACCATCATCACCACGACAACCAAG GTGTCCTATCAGCCCTGTCCGAAGCCTCCTGCAGCGCTCCCTCCCTACCAGTCCTGTCCCAAACCTCCATCCGGCCTCCCGTCCTACCAGCCATGTGCTCCCCCTAAACCCCCGGGCCTCCCCGGCTGCTCCTCCCTGCTGGATgacgcctcctcctcctcatactCTACTGAGGTGAAGGTAACAGAGGAGTCAGGTGGAGTCATCAAGTCTCTGTCATTTCAGCCAGAACCTCTGCAGACCAAAACAGAGCGGACCGACGGCTATGACTACCGCTACGCCTACCCCAACACGTACCGCTACGACGACTACTAA
- the gnal gene encoding guanine nucleotide-binding protein G(olf) subunit alpha isoform X1, with protein MGCLGGKTEEERLDEKAKREANKKIERQLQKERQAYKATHRLLLLGAGESGKSTIVKQMRILHVDGFNAEEKQQKIQDIRKNVKDAIVTIVSAMSVLTPPVPLGNPGNQFRVDYIKSIAPLSDFEYTEEFFEHAQKLWEDDGVKACFERSNEYQLIDCAKYFLDRLDSVRKTDYTPTDQDLLRCRVLTSGIFETRFQVDKVNFHMFDVGGQRDERRKWIQCFNDVTAIIFVAASSSYNMVIREDNSTNRLRESLDLFRSIWTNRFLKTISVILFLNKQDVLADKILAGKSKLEDYFPEYSNYQVPVDAVPDADEDPRVTRAKFFIRDEFLRISTASGDGKHYCYPHFTCAVDTENIRRVFNDCRDIIQRMHLRQYELL; from the exons ATGGGCTGTCTGGGAGGGAAGACGGAGGAAGAACGACTGGATGAAAAAGCGAAGAGAGAAGCAAACAAGAAGATTGAGAGAcagctgcagaaagagagacaggctTATAAAGCTACACACAGACTGTTACTGCTGG gtgcAGGAGAATCAGGTAAAAGCACCATAGTGAAGCAGATGAGGATTCTTCATGTTGACGGCTTCAACGCTGA agagaagcagcagaagatTCAGGACATCAGGAAAAACGTGAAGGACGCCATCGTG accaTCGTGTCAGCCATGAGTGTGTTGACTCCACCCGTCCCTCTTGGTAACCCTGGCAACCAGTTCAGAGTCGACTACATCAAGAGCATTGCGCCACTGTCTGACTTTGAATAcacagag GAGTTCTTTGAGCATGCTCAGAAGCTGTGGGAGGACGATGGCGTGAAGGCGTGTTTCGAACGCTCCAATGAATATCAGCTGATCGACTGCGCTAAGTA CTTTCTGGACAGGTTGGACTCGGTCAGGAAGACGGACTACACACCTACTGACCAG GATTTGTTGCGTTGCAGAGTTTTAACTTCAGGAATTTTTGAAACCAGGTTTCAGGTGGATAAAGTCAACTTCCA tATGTTTGATGTGGGAGGACAGAGGGACGAACGCAGGAAGTGGATTCAGTGCTTCAATG ATGTGACGGCCATCATCTTTGtagcagccagcagcagctacaacaTGGTGATCAGAGAGGACAACTCCACCAATCGGCTGCGAGAATCTCTGGACCTCTTCAGATCCATCTGGACCAACAG gTTTCTAAAGACCATCTCAGTGATCTTGTTCCTGAACAAACAGGATGTGTTGGCTGACAAGATTCTGGCTGGAAAATCTAAACTGGAGGATTATTTCCCTGAATACAGCAACTACCAAGTACCTGTTGATG ctgttCCAGATGCTGATGAAGACCCCAGAGTGACTCGAGCCAAGTTCTTCATCAGAGATGAGTTTCTG AGAATCAGCACGGCGAGCGGCGATGGGAAACATTACTGTTACCCTCACTTCACCTGTGCCGTCGACACAGAGAACATCCGCCGTGTCTTCAACGACTGTCGTGACATCATCCAGCGGATGCACCTGAGGCAGTACGAGCTGCTCTGA
- the sycp2l gene encoding synaptonemal complex protein 2-like, with protein sequence MFQVQMEDSLLRGDSSHLVSVLHYEGLNSTTLTRLDQQVTKDLCGSRFSRVLVVLKSLETLSENRYDLQTLLSHGLTAKVMLWFEAVRDLLTSDLHKSSAPLLSLTEEFYDYFLLLGQASLPVSQLSVALLQLAQFSLEAEIHFPLRLEAIRTFNSILESQSREQRRLIQNDQNQNQILSQVAAAVLTVGDYELQVSLSEALCRLTPRKDRQQRANQWFPSNDISNAFCDIRDGDFEVDCRRFLNFVNRYHGDQRRVYTFPCLTAFLDSTQLFQPKDEKLDEFWIDFNVGSGCVSFFINEPQGYLWGSIHLLKDDVDHFSLELKHDECTGAEMILSVRLKNPIMHHSSRGQTVKLSFSCEHQRELEEAVERVLKVKSCPPSAENDGRSYSRKKPRSKSQLKILPLSSPSSEDESPVTKTPGKSRAEFLFDQIRHSTLTYDSGVPVGAELEISQEQTEEFEGSSSSLPQEVLRSDRKRVAAESGYLSDQTEGTPAQKRRVEPQSEGEESNSAVTECSPEGAGPSAEEEGLSIEKEGPVKKPGAGPESHLTLDITAAFKTFKTQLEQHFTGCWQKVEQEVFLSLKECQQHVSSLLTAVHQHRLLLLQRFESSVTDQLNRLEENSTHLNSINTQILSFFQSEIQRLGSFCDKHLQKLKCLEDEESKSRSSQ encoded by the exons atG tttcagGTTCAGATGGAGGACTCTCTGCTCCGTGGAGACTCGTCTCATCTGGTTTCTGTTCTTCACTACGAAGGTCTAAACAGTACCACCCTCACCAGGCTGGATCAGCAGGTTACCAAG GATCTGTGTGGATCTAGGTTCAGCAGAGTCCTGGTCGTGTTGAAGTCTTTAGAGACTCTGTCTGAGAACAGATACGACCTGCAGACGCTCCTCAGCCATGGACTTACTGCTAAA gTGATGTTGTGGTTCGAAGCCGTCCGTGacctgctgacctctgacctccacaaAAGCTCCGCCCCCCTGCTGAGCCTGACTGAGGAGTTCTACGATTACTTCCTG ctaCTGGGTCAGGCGTCTCTCCCAG tcagtcagctgtctGTGGCTCTTCTTCAGTTGGCTCAGTTTTCCCTGGAAGCAGAAATCCATTTTCCCCTGAGACTGGAG GCCATCAGAACCTTTAACAGCATCCTGGAGTCTCAGAGTCGAGAGCAGCGGAGGCTGATCCAGAACGACCAGAATCAGAACCAGATCCT gtCTCAGGTGGCAGCAGCAGTTCTGACAGTTGGAG aCTACGAGCTGCAGGTCAGCCTATCGGAGGCTCTGTGTCGTCTGACACCCAGGAAGGACCGACAGCAGAGAGCCAATCAGTGGTTCCCCAGCAATGACATCAGCAACGCCTTCTGTGACATCAGAGACGGAGACTTTGAGGTG gacTGCAGGCGATTCCTGAACTTTGTGAACCGTTACCATGGAGACCAGAGGAG ggtCTACACCTTCCCCTGTCTCACAGCGTTTCTGGACTCCACTCAG ctTTTTCAACCCAAAGACGAGAAACTGGACGAGTTCTGGATCGACTTTAACGTCGGCTCAGGATGTGTCAGTTTCTTCATCAATGAGCCTCAG ggttACCTGTGGGGATCCATCCACCTGTTGAAAGACGACGTCGATCACTTCAGTCTTGAGCTCAAACATGATG AGTGCACTGGGGCAGAGATGATCCTCAGTGTCCGGCTGAAAAATCCCATCAtgcaccacagcagcagaggtcagacagtgaagctgagcttcagctgtgaacatcagagagagctggaggaggctgtAGAGAGAGTCCTG aAAGTGAAGAGCTGCCCCCCCTCTGCAGAGAACGATGGTAGATCCTACAGCCGGAAGAAACCACGGAGCAAGAGTCAGCTGAAGA TTTTGCCTCTGTCGTCTCCGAGCAGTGAGGACGAATCCCCTGTAACAAAG ACTCCAGggaaaagcagagcagagtttcTGTTTGATCAGATCAGACACTCCACTCTGACGTACGACTCAG GTGTTCCTGTGGGGGCGGAGCTAGAGATCTCACAGGAACAAACAGAGGAGTTTGAAGGAAGCAGCTCTTCTTTACCACAG GAAGTGTTGAGAAGTGACAGGAAGAGAGTTGCTGCAGAATCAG gTTACCTGTCAGACCAAACTGAGGGCACACCTGCCCAAAAGAGAAGGGTGGAGCCTCAGTCAGAGGGGGAGGAGTCTAACTCTGCAGTGACAG AGTGCTCACCTGAGGGGGCGGGGCCATCcgcagaggaggaggggctATCCATCGAGAAGGAGGGGCCTGTGAAGAAGCCAGGGGCGGGGCCTGAGTCACACCTGACTTTAGACATCACCGCTGCCTTCAAAACCTTCAAAACACAACTCGAACAGCACTTCACC GGCTGCTGGCAGAAGGTCGAACAGGaagtttttctgtctctgaaagaGTGTCAACAACACGTGTCATCACTGCTCACAGCTGTCCACCAACACAG gttgttgctgctgcagaggtTTGAGAGCAGTGTCACTGATCAGCTGAACCGGCTCGAAGAAAACTCAACTCACCTGAACTCCATCAACACACAGATCCTG AGTTTTTTCCAGTCTGAGATCCAGCGACTTGGATCCTTCTGCGACAAACACCTGCAGAA GTTGAAATGTTTGGAGGATGAAGAGTCGAAGAGTCGGTCCAGCCaatga